A part of Nitrospira sp. genomic DNA contains:
- a CDS encoding DUF2892 domain-containing protein, with the protein MKLNERLRLIAGVFVLASVILGATVHPYWNYFAAFVAVNLIQSAFTGWCPMMAFLRKLGVQE; encoded by the coding sequence ATGAAACTCAACGAACGTTTACGGTTGATTGCCGGTGTCTTTGTGCTGGCCTCGGTCATTTTGGGCGCGACCGTCCACCCCTACTGGAATTATTTCGCTGCCTTTGTGGCGGTGAATCTCATCCAATCGGCCTTTACCGGCTGGTGTCCGATGATGGCCTTCCTGCGCAAGCTCGGCGTGCAAGAATAA
- a CDS encoding efflux RND transporter periplasmic adaptor subunit has protein sequence MTIPLDLKDAFETEQTLRNMIETRKVYFDHNPFYVRDGSGSIVQIRFSPGKQILVVLLLLLAGCGSKEEPATTVVSAAPQKTIQAVVFEVQQTSVPIRVEVTGQVAPIFQATLSSRIQGTIDTLLVREGSKVSKGQLLIQLDSRDLQADLARANAEVDNAKAHLDRMNQLYAQDAVSKQEMENATRGNSVADANCRTVEAQLSYTMVRAPFNGIITEKKVEAGELASPGQPLLKMEDPLHLRLEATVAEGDLKSVSRGNNIPVVIDALGGQALAGLVSQILPAGDPHTHTFMVKVDLPRTVGLKTGMFGRFQLDTGATQTMLIPSTAVVERGELTSLFVVGEDRIARLRWVKIGRHFEKDVEILSGVNVGERVLVGGHQGVDGVTVEIVETAASLLGRTP, from the coding sequence ATGACAATCCCTTTGGATCTGAAAGACGCGTTCGAGACTGAGCAGACCCTTCGGAACATGATTGAGACTCGAAAGGTCTACTTCGATCACAATCCCTTCTATGTGAGAGATGGATCAGGGAGTATCGTCCAAATAAGGTTCAGTCCAGGGAAGCAGATACTCGTTGTACTGTTGCTGCTGTTGGCTGGCTGCGGATCCAAAGAAGAGCCGGCCACCACGGTGGTGTCAGCTGCTCCACAGAAGACTATTCAGGCTGTGGTATTCGAGGTCCAACAGACTTCGGTGCCGATTCGCGTTGAAGTGACCGGCCAAGTTGCTCCGATCTTCCAAGCCACGCTCTCCAGTCGTATCCAAGGAACCATCGATACCTTACTGGTTCGGGAAGGCTCGAAGGTCTCCAAGGGGCAGCTCTTGATCCAGCTGGACAGCAGAGACCTCCAGGCAGATTTGGCCCGTGCCAATGCGGAGGTCGACAATGCAAAGGCGCACCTCGACCGTATGAACCAGCTGTATGCTCAAGATGCGGTCTCGAAGCAGGAAATGGAAAATGCAACCAGAGGGAATAGCGTGGCGGACGCCAATTGCAGAACGGTGGAGGCTCAACTGAGCTATACGATGGTAAGAGCTCCATTCAATGGCATTATCACCGAGAAAAAAGTGGAGGCAGGAGAATTAGCTTCACCAGGTCAGCCTCTACTCAAAATGGAAGATCCTCTACATCTTCGTCTGGAAGCCACGGTAGCGGAAGGAGATCTGAAGTCGGTTTCTCGCGGGAACAATATTCCGGTCGTCATTGATGCCTTGGGAGGCCAAGCCTTGGCCGGTCTTGTCAGTCAAATTCTGCCTGCCGGCGACCCGCACACGCACACCTTTATGGTCAAGGTTGATTTGCCGAGGACAGTCGGACTGAAGACCGGCATGTTCGGTCGGTTCCAGCTTGATACAGGCGCAACTCAAACCATGCTCATCCCATCAACAGCCGTCGTCGAGCGGGGTGAACTCACCAGCCTCTTTGTTGTTGGGGAGGATCGGATTGCGCGACTCCGGTGGGTCAAAATCGGACGGCACTTCGAGAAGGATGTGGAGATTCTCTCTGGCGTCAACGTGGGTGAACGAGTGTTGGTGGGCGGACATCAGGGAGTTGATGGAGTCACGGTGGAGATTGTAGAGACGGCGGCCTCTCTGTTGGGACGAACCCCGTGA
- a CDS encoding efflux RND transporter permease subunit, which produces MTDYRPGLSGRIAALFIHSKLTPLIILGVLLLGLFAVAVTPREEEPQIVVPMADVWLPFPGASAKVVEEQLTKPFERKLSEIKGVEYVYSISRPGGALIIVRFYVGQPMEQSLVDLYDKLMSNQDLLPPGAEPFLVKPKDVNDVPIVTLTFSSARYGEFELHRLAEQVLEEVKKVSGTSAGFIVGGRPRELRIQIDPARLKAYGLTPLRIATVVRGENRALSTGRFESRNQSLLVETGRFIRSREDLERLVVGVSEQRPVYLRQVADVTDGSAEATSYVWFGLGAGSAGETSHVKREAELTDDASRDRLREFPAVTVAIAKQASMNAVTVAADVIRKVKDMKGVTIPSDVRVTVTRDYGETAQEKSNELLWHLLIAVVAVVIFLGVALGPRPALVVSLAIPLTLALTLFTSMLIGYTINRVTLFALIFSIGILVDDAIVVVENTYRHLKMRLRPHDEASIHAVDEVGNPTILATFTVIAALLPMAFVSGLMGPYMRPIPVNASIAMFFSLLVAFVVIPWFCQTCYRPGVVVSGVDHEGDEHGITARIYRRVLSPLLAHPMLAYAFLGIIGLLLVASTLLFYTRHVVVKMLPFDNKSELQLVIDMPEGTTLEETARVTQALGRYVKTIPEVRDYQAYVGTASPFNFSGLIRHYYLREQPHEADIQLNLVAKQDRASQSHEIAQRIRPPVQQIAREYGANVKIVEVPPGPPVQSVLVAEVYGPDYGRQLAVAREIRTLFESTPGVVDVDDYIEADQVKYVFAVDRAKAALAGIPSEDIVNTLRMALQGTKVGLVHIPQEKSPVHIVLRLPLAERTGLEHLGEIGLRTSGGSIVQLSELLKLEQTVQDKAIYHKNQKPVVYVVADVGGPGAEQAESPVYGVLGVGKKLEEFRPAEGYQIEQSYASQPWSEEKIAMKWDGEWHITYETFRDMGIAFAVAMLLIYLLIVGQFQSFMTPLIIMAPIPLTLIGILPGHWLTGSYFTATSMIGFIALAGIIVRNSILLVDFIQLQERAGVALSEAVIKAGAIRTRPIVLTAAALMVGAFVIILDPIFQGLAVSLLFGVGASTLLTLVVIPVLYYHVMGRPRGSSPEGNHATLGNGEIPSLASNGHG; this is translated from the coding sequence ATGACAGACTACCGACCAGGCCTTTCAGGCCGCATCGCGGCCCTCTTTATCCATAGCAAGCTCACGCCGCTCATCATTCTTGGCGTGTTGTTGCTGGGTCTCTTTGCTGTGGCCGTCACGCCTCGTGAGGAGGAACCGCAGATCGTGGTTCCGATGGCCGATGTCTGGCTGCCGTTTCCCGGCGCGTCCGCCAAGGTCGTTGAAGAACAACTGACGAAACCATTCGAGCGCAAACTCTCCGAGATCAAAGGCGTCGAGTATGTCTACTCGATCTCGCGTCCCGGTGGCGCGTTGATTATAGTTCGCTTCTATGTCGGCCAGCCGATGGAACAGAGCCTGGTCGATCTCTACGACAAGTTGATGTCGAACCAAGATCTCTTGCCGCCTGGTGCCGAACCCTTTCTGGTCAAGCCTAAGGATGTCAACGACGTGCCGATCGTCACCCTCACGTTCTCCAGTGCTCGCTACGGAGAATTCGAGCTTCATCGCCTGGCCGAACAGGTATTGGAGGAGGTCAAGAAGGTGTCTGGTACCTCGGCCGGGTTCATCGTCGGCGGACGGCCGCGCGAGCTACGCATCCAGATCGATCCGGCCAGATTGAAGGCCTACGGACTGACGCCTCTGCGGATTGCGACCGTTGTGCGCGGAGAGAATCGGGCCTTGTCGACCGGCCGCTTCGAGAGCCGCAATCAAAGTTTGCTCGTGGAGACTGGCCGATTCATCCGGTCACGCGAAGATCTGGAGAGATTGGTGGTCGGTGTCAGTGAGCAGCGCCCGGTATATCTACGCCAAGTGGCGGATGTGACAGATGGTTCGGCGGAAGCGACGAGCTATGTCTGGTTCGGTTTGGGTGCCGGAAGCGCCGGTGAAACGTCACACGTCAAACGTGAGGCGGAACTGACAGACGACGCTTCACGAGATAGGCTTCGCGAATTTCCCGCAGTCACCGTGGCTATCGCCAAGCAGGCCAGCATGAACGCAGTGACCGTTGCCGCGGACGTGATCCGCAAAGTCAAGGATATGAAAGGCGTGACCATTCCATCGGACGTGCGGGTGACGGTCACCCGTGATTACGGAGAAACGGCACAGGAGAAGTCGAATGAACTCTTGTGGCATTTGCTCATCGCCGTCGTCGCCGTGGTGATCTTTCTTGGAGTTGCCTTGGGACCGAGACCGGCTCTTGTCGTGTCCCTTGCGATTCCGCTCACCCTCGCGTTGACGTTGTTCACGTCGATGCTGATCGGCTACACGATTAACCGCGTGACGCTCTTTGCCCTCATCTTTTCAATCGGCATCCTCGTGGATGACGCGATCGTGGTGGTCGAGAATACCTACCGGCATCTGAAGATGCGTCTCAGGCCCCATGACGAAGCCTCTATCCATGCCGTCGACGAAGTTGGCAATCCCACGATCCTGGCGACATTTACCGTCATCGCCGCCCTCCTGCCCATGGCGTTCGTGTCCGGGTTGATGGGACCCTATATGAGACCGATTCCAGTCAACGCCTCCATTGCCATGTTCTTCTCGCTACTGGTCGCGTTCGTCGTGATTCCTTGGTTTTGCCAGACCTGCTATCGCCCGGGAGTCGTCGTTTCGGGTGTCGATCATGAAGGCGACGAACATGGAATAACGGCCCGAATCTATCGACGAGTCCTTTCTCCGTTACTGGCCCATCCGATGCTTGCGTATGCCTTTCTAGGGATTATTGGACTGTTGCTCGTGGCGTCGACCCTGTTGTTCTACACCCGTCATGTCGTGGTGAAAATGCTCCCCTTCGATAACAAGAGTGAACTCCAACTGGTGATCGACATGCCGGAAGGGACGACACTTGAAGAGACCGCACGGGTCACGCAGGCGCTGGGACGATATGTGAAGACGATACCGGAAGTGCGGGATTATCAGGCCTATGTCGGCACGGCGTCGCCCTTTAACTTCAGCGGCTTGATACGCCACTACTATTTGAGGGAACAGCCTCACGAGGCCGACATTCAGCTCAATCTGGTCGCGAAACAGGACCGAGCCTCCCAAAGTCATGAGATCGCTCAACGGATTCGCCCACCGGTGCAACAGATCGCTCGTGAATACGGAGCGAACGTGAAGATCGTCGAAGTGCCGCCGGGGCCGCCTGTGCAATCAGTGCTGGTGGCCGAAGTCTACGGTCCCGATTACGGGAGGCAACTCGCTGTCGCTCGCGAGATTCGAACGCTGTTCGAATCCACGCCAGGAGTGGTCGATGTGGATGATTATATTGAGGCGGATCAAGTGAAATACGTCTTCGCGGTCGATCGGGCGAAAGCGGCCCTCGCCGGTATTCCATCCGAGGATATTGTGAACACGCTGCGTATGGCGCTCCAGGGGACGAAGGTCGGGCTGGTCCATATCCCTCAGGAGAAGAGTCCAGTTCACATCGTACTCCGCCTGCCGCTCGCCGAGCGAACCGGCCTAGAGCATCTGGGTGAGATCGGGCTGCGGACGAGTGGCGGCAGCATCGTCCAACTGTCAGAATTGCTCAAGCTTGAGCAAACAGTCCAAGACAAAGCAATTTATCACAAGAACCAAAAGCCGGTGGTCTACGTGGTCGCGGATGTCGGCGGCCCAGGAGCAGAGCAAGCAGAAAGTCCCGTGTACGGTGTTCTCGGAGTGGGGAAAAAGCTGGAAGAGTTTCGACCGGCAGAAGGATATCAGATCGAGCAGTCCTATGCCTCGCAGCCGTGGTCGGAAGAGAAGATCGCCATGAAGTGGGATGGCGAATGGCACATCACGTATGAAACATTCCGCGACATGGGGATTGCGTTTGCCGTGGCGATGTTGCTGATCTATCTCCTGATCGTTGGGCAGTTCCAATCGTTCATGACTCCGTTGATCATCATGGCTCCTATCCCGCTCACGCTGATCGGCATTCTGCCTGGGCATTGGTTGACCGGTTCGTACTTCACCGCCACGTCCATGATCGGCTTCATCGCGCTCGCCGGCATCATTGTGAGGAACTCCATCCTCCTGGTCGATTTCATTCAGCTGCAAGAACGGGCGGGGGTTGCATTGTCAGAAGCCGTCATCAAGGCGGGCGCGATTCGGACGCGTCCCATCGTACTGACTGCGGCGGCATTGATGGTAGGGGCCTTCGTCATCATTCTCGATCCCATCTTCCAAGGGCTGGCTGTCTCGCTGCTCTTTGGTGTCGGCGCTTCGACATTGCTGACCCTCGTCGTGATTCCGGTGCTGTACTACCATGTGATGGGGAGGCCACGAGGGTCAAGTCCTGAGGGTAATCATGCGACGCTGGGAAACGGAGAGATACCGTCTCTCGCTTCGAACGGTCACGGGTAG